A section of the Pristiophorus japonicus isolate sPriJap1 chromosome 4, sPriJap1.hap1, whole genome shotgun sequence genome encodes:
- the LOC139262666 gene encoding ferritin heavy chain, oocyte isoform-like, translating to MASQVCQNYHQDCEDAFNKLINMELYSSYVYLSMSFYFDRDDVALRHFAEFFKEQSHEEREHAEKLMKFQNCRGGRIILTDIKKPEQAEWSNGLEAMQRALQMEKNVNQSLLDLHKLSTERTDPHLCDFLETHYLDEQVKMIKKLGDHITNLKRDIPEQFSMLSLVANVGAVLEQLG from the exons ATGGCTTctcaagtgtgtcagaactaccaccaggactgtgaggatgctTTTAACAAGctgatcaacatggagctctattcctcctatgtttatctctctatg tccttctactttgaccgggatgatgttgccctgcgtcactttgcggagttcttcaaggagcagtcacatgaggaacgtgaacatgctgagaaactgatgaaattccagaattgtcgtggaggacggatcatcttgACAGATATCAAG aaaccagagcaggctgagtggagcaatggtctggaggcgatgcagagagctctgcagatggagaagaatgtgaaccagagtctgctggatctgcacaaactctccactgagaGGACAGACCCGCAT ttgtgtgactttctggagacccactacttggatgaacaagtgaagatgatcaagaagcttggagatcacatcaccaacctgaagaga gacatacctgagcagttttccatgtTGTCGTTAGTTGCCAATGttggagctgtactggaacagcttggctag